One stretch of Cottoperca gobio chromosome 18, fCotGob3.1, whole genome shotgun sequence DNA includes these proteins:
- the kirrel1a gene encoding kin of IRRE-like protein 1a, whose amino-acid sequence MQRLLLLSLVLSFQTVWTARFSQEPADQSVVRGQRVILSCVVFNYSGIVQWTKDGLALGIGEDLRAWPRYRVLRVQELGQYNLEILSADLSDDSLYECQAPDAALRSRRAKLTVLIPPDNPVIDGGPEVLLNAGESYNLSCVSRGAKPPSMIEWLKDGLPVDGAASTTEVLPDRKRVTTRSYLPIQPVDTDTGRNYSCVATNLAVPTGKKTTVTLNVHHPPTVTLSIEPRSVLERDRVTFTCQAHANPPIMGYSWAKGGVLLQGARESVFTTKADHSFFTEPVSCLVFNAVGKTNVSILVDVHFGPILLVEPEPKTVDVDSDVTLNCKWAGNPPLTLTWFKKGSNMVLSNSNQLYLKSVSQADAGQYVCKAIVPRIGVGETEVTLTVNGPPTISSDSIQYAVKGERGEVKCFIASTPPPDKIVWAWKENVWEKEKGTLLERYTVEQSKSSAEGGGVLSTLTINNVMESDFLSTYNCTAWNSFGPGTMIITLEETEQVPVGIIAGGTVVSTIFLFIFLLVLVLIFYRQRKGSRRGVTLGKPDIKVETINKETHSLEEDSGSVSTASRMVKAMYSFLPSVSFSPSNQPFKDDIELKSDLRSDTLDTRQEYDLKDPTNGYYNVRASTHDEGRPASRSTLHYSDYRSPQGTPGGAASISSSAGGSGATASGGAPGPPGPLTSPGRPQACYDPRPPSRLSHISYAQFNTFTRGQSQQPPPNPAPMASDFPGDCSLLDSTSQLAYDNYGYPSHYQTYRMGFAPSSLAPLEACPSYEMYGVGSGVGSGVGPGVGPGVGPVVGTGMGSVVGSPVVGVGPGGPAPSGSETGLGKYGSSTRFSYTSQQSDYSHSRHTQRMQTHV is encoded by the exons CCTGGCCCAGATACCGCGTGCTGCGTGTGCAGGAGTTGGGCCAGTACAACCTGGAGATCCTGTCAGCTGATCTGTCTGATGACTCCCTGTACGAGTGCCAGGCCCCTGATGCCGCCCTGAGGTCCAGGAGGGCCAAACTTACCGTACTAA TCCCCCCAGACAACCCGGTGATCGATGGGGGTCCAGAGGTGTTGCTGAATGCGGGGGAGTCCTACAACCTGAGCTGTGTGTCTCGAGGGGCTAAACCACCTTCTATGATCGAGTGGCTTAAAGATGGTCTGCCTGTAGACGGGGCTGCCAGTACCACT GAAGTGCTTCCTGACAGGAAGAGGGTGACCACACGTAGCTACCTGCCCATCCAGCCTGTCGACACAGACACTGGGAGGAACTACAGCTGTGTGGCCACCAACCTGGCGGTTCCCACCGGCAAAAAAACAACTGTCACCCTCAACGTACACC aTCCACCGACAGTGACCTTGTCCATTGAGCCTCGCTCTGTCCTGGAGAGGGACAGAGTCACCTTCACCTGCCAGGCTCACGCCAACCCTCCTATTATGGGATACAG TTGGGCGAAGGGAGGCGTGTTGCTGCAGGGTGCCAGGGAGAGTGTGTTCACCACCAAGGCCGACCACTCCTTCTTCACTGAGCCCGTCTCCTGTCTGGTTTTCAACGCTGTGGGAAAGACCAACGTCAGCATCCTGGTGGACGTTCACT TCGGGCCAATTCTGTTGGTAGAGCCGGAGCCAAAAACAGTAGATGTTGACTCTGATGTCACCCTGAACTGCAAATGGGCTGGAAACCCTCCGCTCACACTCACCTGGTTCAAAAAGGGTTCAAACATG GTTCTGAGTAACAGCAACCAGCTGTATCTGAAGTCGGTGAGCCAAGCGGATGCGGGCCAGTATGTGTGTAAGGCCATCGTCCCACGGATTGGAGTAGGAGAGACCGAGGTCACGCTCACAGTCAACG GTCCCCCCACCATCTCCAGTGATTCTATCCAGTATGCagtgaaaggggagagaggagaggtgaaatGCTTCATAGCCAGTACACCTCCTCCAGATAAGATT gtgtgGGCATGGAAAGAGAACGtgtgggagaaggagaaggggacGCTGCTGGAGAGGTACACGGTGGAGCAGAGCAAATCGTCAGCTGAGGGCGGCGGCGTCCTCTCCACCCTCACCATCAACAACGTGATGGAGTCCGACTTCCTGTCCACCTACAACTGCACGGCCTGGAACTCATTCGGCCCGGGCACCATGATCATCACACTGGAGGAGACTG AGCAAGTTCCAGTGGGGATAATAGCCGGTGGGACGGTGGTCTCCACCATCTTCCTATTCATCTTCCTTCTGGTCCTCGTTCTGATCTTCTATCGGCAGCGCAAAGGCA GTCGGCGCGGGGTCACGCTGGGTAAACCCGACATCAAGGTAGAGACGATAAACAAGGAGACCCACAGCTTAGAGGAGGACTCCGGCAGCGTGTCCACGGCTTCGCGCATGGTCAAGGCCATGTACTCG TTTCTCCCCTCTGTGTCCTTCTCTCCTTCCAATCAGCCCTTTAAAGATGACATAGAGCTCAAGTCTGACCTCCGCAGCGACACCCTGGACACCCGCCAGGAGTATGACCTTAAG GACCCCACCAATGGCTACTACAACGTGCGAGCCTCCACCCACGATGAAGGCCGCCCTGCCTCCCGCTCCACCTTGCACTATTCTGACTACCGCTCCCCTCAAGGAACACCAGGGGGAGCCGCATCTATTAGCAGTAGTGCCGGAGGCTCAGGAGCCACGGCCAGCGGAGGAGCCCCTGGTCCCCCTGGACCCCTCACCTCCCCTGGCCGCCCCCAGGCCTGCTATGATCCCCGGCCCCCCTCTAGACTGTCCCACATCAGCTACGCCCAGTTCAACACCTTCACCCGTGGCCAGAGCCAGCAGCCCCCGCCTAACCCCGCCCCCATGGCCAGCGACTTCCCGGGAGACTGCAGCCTCCTGGACTCCACTTCCCAGCTGGCCTACGACAACTACGGATACCCCTCGCATTACCAGACCTACCGCATGGGTTTTGCCCCGTCCAGCCTGGCCCCGCTGGAGGCCTGCCCATCCTATGAAATGTATGGGGTGGGATCTGGGGTGGGATCTGGGGTGGGACCTGGGGTGGGACCTGGGGTGGGACCCGTGGTGGGAACAGGGATGGGCTCCGTCGTGGGGAGCCCTGTGGTCGGCGTGGGTCCCGGTGGTCCTGCTCCCTCAGGATCAGAGACTGGACTAGGGAAGTACGGCAGCTCCACTCGCTTCTCCTACACCTCGCAACAATCTGACTACTCCCACAgccgacacacacagaggatgcAGACTCacgtgtga
- the ndufs2 gene encoding NADH dehydrogenase [ubiquinone] iron-sulfur protein 2, mitochondrial, which translates to MAATMLRSLTKLGRPSTKLILNNNLLSPGCTVVQNRQKQWQPDVEWMQQYEGAVMYPTALNENWKPPPWNDKDPNAEKEVSNLTINFGPQHPAAHGVLRLVLELSGESVKKCDPHIGLLHRGTEKLIEYKTYLQALPYFDRLDYVSMMCNEEAYSLAVEKLLNIQAPPRAQWIRVLYGEMTRILNHIMAITTHALDIGAMTPFFWLFEEREKMFEFYERVSGARMHAAYIRPGGVHQDLPVGLMDDIYEWCKNFSIRIDEVEEMLTNNRIWKNRTVDIGVVTAEEALNYGFSGVMLRGSGIKWDLRKSQPYDKYDEVEFDIPIGSKGDCYDRYLCRVEEMRQSLWIMHQALNKMPEGEIKVDDAKVAPPKRSEMKMSMESLIHHFKLYTEGYQVPPGSTYTAVEAPKGEFGVYLVSDGSSRPYRCKIKAPGFAHLAGLDKMAKGHMLADVVAIIGTQDIVFGEVDR; encoded by the exons ATGGCGGCCACAATGTTGAGGTCGCTTACTAAATTAGGACGTCCTTCAAcaaaattaatattaaataataatttgctGAGTCCTGGCTGTACTGTCGTGCAAAACAG acagaaacaatggCAGCCAGATGTGGAGTGGATGCAGCAGTATGAAGGGGCAGTGATGTACCCCACTGCTCTTAATGAGAATTGGAAACCACCCCCATGGaatg ACAAAGACCCTAATGCAGAGAAGGAAGTGTCCAACCTGACCATCAACTTTGGTCCCCAGCATCCTGCAGCTCACGGTGTACTGCGTCTAGTCTTGGAGCTCAGTGGAGAGTCCGTCAAGAAATGTGACCCCCACATCGGCCTGCTTCACCGTGGCACAGAGAAGCTCATCGAGTACAAGACCTACCTGCAG GCTCTCCCATACTTTGACCGTCTGGACTATGTTTCCATGATGTGTAATGAGGAGGCCTACTCTCTGGCTGTGGAGAAGCTGCTCAACATCCAGGCTCCCCCCCGTGCACAGTGGATCAGAG TTCTGTACGGAGAGATGACTCGCATTCTGAACCACATCATGGCAATCACTACGCACGCCCTTGACATTGGTGCCATGACCCCCTTCTTCTGGCTGTTCGAGGAGCGAGAGAAG ATGTTTGAGTTCTATGAGCGAGTGTCCGGAGCCAGAATGCACGCTGCGTACATCAGACCTGGTGGTGTGCATCAG GATTTGCCCGTTGGCCTGATGGACGACATCTACGAGTGGTGCAAGAATTTCTCCATCAGAATTGATGAAGtagaagag ATGTTAACCAACAACCGTATCTGGAAGAATCGTACTGTCGACATCGGGGTCGTTACGGCCGAGGAAGCCCTCAACTACGGCTTCAG TGGAGTGATGCTGCGAGGGTCGGGCATCAAGTGGGACCTGAGAAAGTCTCAGCCTTACGACAAGTACGACGAGGTGGAGTTTGACATCCCCATTGGAAGCAAAGGAGACTGCTATGACAG GTATCTGTGCAGAGTGGAGGAGATGAGGCAATCCCTGTGGATCATGCACCAGGCGCTCAACAAGATGCCAGAAGGAGAGATTAAGGTGGATGATGCCAAGGTTGCTCCACCCAAAAGGTCTGAGATGAAG ATGTCCATGGAGTCTCTGATCCACCACTTTAAACTGTACACAGAGGGCTACCAGGTCCCTCCAGGGTCCACATACACAGCTGTGGAGGCCCCCAAG GGAGAGTTTGGTGTTTATTTGGTATCAGACGGCTCCAGCAGACCCTATCGCTGCAAGATCAAAGCTCCTGGATTTGCTCACTTG GCTGGTCTGGATAAAATGGCCAAAGGACACATGTTGGCTGATGTGGTGGCCATTATTG GTACACAGGACATAGTGTTTGGAGAAGTTGACCGTTAA